The DNA window gggaggTTCACATTTGTCGCATTTGTTAAGGTGGAACCATAAGAtgtgtttgcatgaaaaataagttaaaaaaaaaagtatttacatAGGTTCCAATTAAGTTTCTGTCAAATTATTATAAAAGAAATTTTATTGGCTATTATGATAGttgtcaaagtcatttttttttaatgcaaaaacattttatgtttccACTCTAATGTGAAGATTTACTgatatttaaaatgagtttaaacatttttttattgtatctgTCAATTATTTTGAGGTTTACACCATTTGGATGAAACAAACACTGGGAAGGTGTCACTTTGGACCATGTGTAATCGTGACTGGATTTCTTACTATATTCAGAATCACtataaaccaaacaatcaatcaagaaaaggagaaaataatcagtagaTTACTACGTAAGGGACATACTCATCAGTCAACCCGTCGTGACAATGCTGCGCttgtggtctggttaggtttagctGCAAAAATCACTTAGTTAGGATTCGGGACAGATAATGCTTTGTCTTTCCTAGTTATGTCGCCTCATCAGCTCATACACGTAATATGAACCTGATGTGAGACGTATTGTAGAGATGTTGATATGatacacatgaaacaaatacatttatcacAATGACACATTTCATGGACAGTCATTAGTTTACTTGTACAAAATAGTTGAGTGAGCTCCATCaagaacacaaagcaaaacactgcTTTAACATTAATGCATGACAAAAGACAATCTAAAGGgatgaaataataatcatacaagacattttctgcttcaagaacttttactttgaatgttttaattttcttgagtgacattttcaaagcagACATGTAACAGAGTATATTCACAGTCTGGTTACAGTACTTTCAATTtcaagtaaaggatctgaatacttcctccaacACTGTGCAAAACTAAAAGAGTTCAAATATGCCACGCTTTGTggacagaaatacatttgtgtggtttctttttttcagttcaacTAAATATTCAGTGTGAGGGTCAAGCAAATTATAGCAGTGGCAGCCTACAGTTTAACATCAGCAATCTCACAAGTCTGCAGACATGACTGTCTCTCAAGGACCGTGGATACCACTCAGCATAATGAAGAAATTACTACAGCAAGCAAAACTAGTTTCAATCTACAACCTGACTGTTGTCTGAAGACAGTTGAAACTATTCAGCAGTTCTAGATTTAAGCTTGAATTATTTGCATTATTCAGGGATCTTAGCGCGATGCAGTGCATGGTCACGATGGTGGACAATGTTCTGCCATACCACCGGTGGATGGCAGAGCGATTCCTtgggggagagagacacagaggtgaCGTCAACAAAACTTAGCAGTGGCAGTAAAACAGACAGAGCTTTGAACTGCGGAGTTAAAGATTACTCACTGGTGCAGATGTGGTTGGAAAGGTGTCAAAATGCTGACATCACCTGGCAGAACGTGGAAACACAAACCAGCTCAGGCAAGAAACTTGCAAGTGTAGttttagtcatttatttttcaacaaattcaaattctTACCTCAACATTATTTTCGCttgtataaaagtaaaaatcctGCCAAAATCACAAGGACTGCCACAACAGTCAGGATACGTGGCCAATGAACATAATCTACAGTGAGAGAGTGGAGATTAATGACTTGTTAATAATCTGCTGGACGTCCCATATATTTACAGGGTTATTATATGAAATATAATACAAAACACcaaataaactttttttaaaaaatacttcttttccatttttagaatattacatatttttacttCTGCACTAAACACAGAGTTTAGAACATTTCTCATGTGCTGTGCTATCTGAAAGTCTGACCTCTTGGGAGTTTTAGTTCCAaaatcttctcctctctccagtaCGGGTGACTGATGGTACAGCTCAGGTTTTCTGTGTCCATTCCTTCTGATATCTTCAGACGACTCTCTACTGTAAAAAATCCATCTGGTTCAGACGATGTTTTCACATCCGATATGTTTCCCGCGTGGCTCCAGAGGATGTTGGCAGCAGGTTTTCCTCTTTCAGCTTTGCACACTGCCACCATCTTGTTGTCCTGTTGGTCAAACCAGGCTGATGTTCTGGGAGGAACTGAGCCAGTGAGGACAAAACTGATAAATTAGATTGTTTTCGCTATCTCTTATACTCAGATGAACATTTTCAACTGGACTGTAAGATACATTATGCCGAGGATCAGGAACATTGTGTCTTGAGAGGTCAGAGCAACAGAAAGTAAATGACATTATCTTGCATTTTGTAGTGGAAGGAACAGGTTCAGTGGTAGATATTTCAAGATCCTGGtaagtaaaacataaaactacCTGTGTTAACAAATTGAAAGTAAGGAAAGGCAGGCAGAATTTGTCTGATATGGGTGAAGTGGACATATATGAAGTGAACTTTAATTTACTTGATGTTCtccaaaaaaatctttttctatCCTTGTGAGGAGAGAATTCATACCTGTGATGGCCACGCTGATCTCATAACGCTCGCTTCCTCCTTTGTAAACCAACTCACATTTGTAGACCCCTTCGTCACCATTGGTGAAGTCTGGGATGTGCAGGTATGACTGAGTGCTGGATGTATATGTGAGTGACTTGCCATCTTTGCATGTGTCTACTCCTCGGCCTCTGTCATCTAAGGATATATGACATTCATTCCTGTATTTCAACTGTATTGTCCAGATAACATATAGTGTCTCTTTCCACGTCTTATTGCTGCATGTCAAGTCAACATCACTCCCCTCGTTGAAGGCTGAATGTCtgacaactgaaaaaaaaggtaagaatACTTTACACATAGCAGTGCCTTGATTGTACTGATTTTATATTCTAGGTTAATTCTGTTATAGGATGGTACACACGGTGCACATGTTCtgatgaacacaaaaacatgtaaaagacAGATTCAGTTCTACATTGGACATTGACAAGAGCGGAAAATAAACGATAAATAGCATGTTACACAGAACAAAATGGCCAAACATTTGGTATAGTCCCTTAACAGTTCATAATTACAATCCAAAATTGACTAAAGATTAAGATTAAACCTTT is part of the Acanthopagrus latus isolate v.2019 chromosome 9, fAcaLat1.1, whole genome shotgun sequence genome and encodes:
- the LOC119025269 gene encoding cell surface glycoprotein CD200 receptor 1-B-like, with protein sequence MNMPSLMDRLPHAFLLMCYCFTYVSVYGLGPGTDHNTSASFNDSSIGDGDVVRHSAFNEGSDVDLTCSNKTWKETLYVIWTIQLKYRNECHISLDDRGRGVDTCKDGKSLTYTSSTQSYLHIPDFTNGDEGVYKCELVYKGGSERYEISVAITVPPRTSAWFDQQDNKMVAVCKAERGKPAANILWSHAGNISDVKTSSEPDGFFTVESRLKISEGMDTENLSCTISHPYWREEKILELKLPRDYVHWPRILTVVAVLVILAGFLLLYKRK